GTTACCACAAGCGTCCTTGAGCCTTCAGTAGGTGAGGGCGCCTTTCTCATCAACATTTTGGAGCGAAGACTTCAACTTCTAATTACAAAATTTCCTGACGATCTTGTAAGATTCGAAAATTACGCTCTTCTCGCCATTTCAAGCCTATATGGGGTTGAGCTTTTAGAAGACAATGTAAAGAAATGTGTAATGAATCTATATGTTTCTTTTCTTGATTTTTATAAAGATTTTGCTGCAAAATTCAATAAGACCCCCAAAAACGACGTTTTAGAAAGCGCAAAGACGATTATTGCGATCAATATTGTTCAAGGGAATTTTTTGAAACGCAAAAAAAGCGATGGGAAACCGATTGTATTTAGTGAATGGGAACCTCTCGGATTAAAAACAAATACCAAACATATCAAAGTTATCAGAACTGATCACACTCTGCAGGATATCTTTGACCACCGCAAAATTCCCCAGGGAACTGTTTACACTTATATTCCTGAGACAAAGCAACTAGGTTTGTTTGATGATCCTGTTGAACAACCCATCTTACCAGTGTACAGGTATCTTCCCGTTGTTATCGCAGAGGTTTACAAGCAAGAGATGGAGGAAATTGAATCGTGAATAAAACTATCATCGCCCCTTACCGCCGACTTGACCTCAAGATCTATGGCTATCACCTTCCTCAGCTCTCCACGCATCAAGGCAGCGTCAAGGTTGGCGAAACCAACCACGAGGATGTC
Above is a window of Dehalobacter sp. DNA encoding:
- a CDS encoding N-6 DNA methylase, giving the protein MAVDLNGNEVLIKSKKRVQQHGEVFTPKEIVDAMVTLPGLSDFITQVTTSVLEPSVGEGAFLINILERRLQLLITKFPDDLVRFENYALLAISSLYGVELLEDNVKKCVMNLYVSFLDFYKDFAAKFNKTPKNDVLESAKTIIAINIVQGNFLKRKKSDGKPIVFSEWEPLGLKTNTKHIKVIRTDHTLQDIFDHRKIPQGTVYTYIPETKQLGLFDDPVEQPILPVYRYLPVVIAEVYKQEMEEIES